The Mangrovivirga cuniculi genomic sequence AGGAAGGAGCTTTCCCTCTTCCGGGATTAGCAGGAATTGATGGCTTACAGGAAAAAGGAGCAATGTTTTGCGTATGCAATATGGCTTATAAAGTTTATAGTGGTATTATTTCTAAAGATATGGGCATGACCCAGGAAGAGGTTTACAATGACTTTAAAAACGGGAAATTACCTGACATTCATATAGCTCCTTCAGGAGTCTGGGTACTTGGCCGCCTGCCTGAAAATAATATTGCATATATAGACAGCAGTGTGGGGTAATCCACTTATTCTAACTAATTAAAAGATGAAAAAAATGATCTTAGTGATAGCAGGGTTGTTCATTTGCACCCTGCTATTTGCCCAAAGCGAACCGGTCAATATTGTATTTGATGTGACCGGGAAAGACAAGCAACTGCATGAAAAAACTATCCGGCATGTTAAAGGAATGTCAAAAGCCTATCCTGATGCTAAATTTCAGGTTGTCGTTTACAGTGGTGCTCTTGACATGTATTTAAAAGATAAGTCCACAGTGAAATCTGATATTGAATCATTAGTAAAAAACCCAAATGTGAGTTTTAAAGTTTGTGAACAAACGATGAAGAGACATAATAAATCAAAATCAGATTTGATTTCGGGAATAGAACCGGTACCGGATGGAATACTCGAAATAGTAAATAAACAAAAACAAGGTTGGGGCTATATAAAAGAAAGTTATTAAAATCTCTAAAACCACCATAAATTAGATGGTGGTTTTTTATGCCCTCGTCAATCCTTCAATATATTAAACTACATTTAATTACTTCAAAGATCCTTGTAGAATGTAAATCAGTTATCAGAAGATATTTTGAAAACCAGCATATTACAATTTAATCGGTTATCAATTCTTAATATAACTAGGAATTAGAGGGAGGATTCTTTTGGATTATATATTAAAAATTAATCGAATTTAAGTATCTCAAAAAACGATCTTTAATACTGTTTTAGGTAATAAGAAATATTTATTATAATTTAAATTTAATAGACCAATTCTGCTTAAAAGAGAATTGTATTTTTGCTACTGCTAAAAACAGTCACAAATGAAAGTGAAAATCCGCCCCGAAACTCAAAATGACTATGAATGCGTATCGCAGGTAATCTCTGCGGCTTTCAAAAACGAACCTGAAAGTAATCATGATGAAGAATACCTCGTTGAAAGGTTACGAATGACTAGTAACTATGTACCCGATCTTGCATTAGTTGCTGAAGTTAAAGATAAAATCATCGGATTTATTCTATTGATAAAAATCAATATCGTAACTGATGATCAAATTATAGGAGCCTTGGCTATGGCACCCGTTTGTGTGCTTCCTAAATTTCAAAATAAAGGTATCGGAGAAAAACTAATTAACGAAGCTCATTCCAGAGCAGAAAAAAACAATTACCCGGCCATAGTACTTGTCGGTCATGAAGATTATTATCCCCGGTTTGGTTACAAGCCAATGAGTGATTTTAATTTAAAAACAACATTTAACATACCTGCTAAAAACTGCATGGCAATAGAACTTACCCCAGGATCGTTGTCAAATATCAGAGGCACAGTGGTTTACCCCAAAGCTTTTTTTGATTAGAATAATTATTGGCATTCTTAAAATAATTCAAAATTTAATTTTAGCAACTATTGATATAACAATTTAAAAAGTTGATAGTATTGTTAATATTATATTTTATAACAAAAAATTACTATTTAAAAAGGTAACCCCATCAGTAAGAAAATAGATAAGTTTTATATATAATTTTTTCGATAAAACGGAAAAAACTGGCTATGAAGCCAAATAAATCCAAGATTGTATTTGAAAATTCATAATCTAACCTTTATATTTGAAGTGATGTTAATTGAATTATTTTACATTATTCAAATTCATTACATTCTTTTTTAAAAATTACTGCTAAACCACAATATGAAAATTTTATCGATCGCATTTTTCTCTGTTTTGTTATATTTTTCTTCTTTTAGCCAAACACGAACAGAGATTTCCGGAAAATGGATAGTTGAAAAAGCTGAGCTCCCTGTTAAACCTAACATGACCGAAGATCAAAAAGAAATGATGGATCTGATTCTTACAGAATTCAGCAGATCATCATTTGAATTTGACTCTAAGCAACAGGCTAATTTTAATATCAGGCTTTCTGATTACTATATTTATAATGCCTTTTGGGTATACAATAAAGAATCAAGAACGATTGCCATCAGAGATAAGAAAACGAAATCTGTTTTAATGCAGTTATTTGTGAGACCGGTTTTTGGTAATACAATGAAATTTTATGTACAAGATACTCCATTCGTATTAACTGTTAAGAAGGTCAGTGATCTGGACGAAATAAAATATTCATATAAATCAAAAGATAACAGAAAATTTGCTGTGAACCCCTAATTATTTTTTATCAAGTGGTTTAGATAAAATTTAACTCTTCTCAATAACATAAAAAAGGCAAGTAGGTACTTGTCTTTTTTATGCTTTAATAATTAAAAGTTTGTAAATTATTATAACTGTTTTTTTAATTGGGGAAACCCTAATTGTTATATAGACCGATAGCTAATCATATGAGATATAATATAATCACCCTCTTAATATTTTGTCTCTCTTGTTCCTCTCCAGATACATCCTCTGATAATTCTGATATTAAAAATGAATCAATAATAGATTCTGATCCTTTACCATCATGGCATGATAATAAGATTAAAAAAGATATAATTTCTTTTGTGAAAAACTCAGTAGAAGAAGACTCATCAGGCTTTATAAAAGAAGAAAACAGAATTGCCACTTTTGATAATGATGGCACTCTATGGTCAGAAAAACCGTTTTATTTTCAATTATTTTTTGCTCTGGATAGAATAAAATCCTTAACAAAAGAAGAGCCTGAACTATCTAATGATACTTTAGTTCAGAAATTACTAAGTGAAAACCCTAAAATATTATCTTCATTAACTCATGAAGATCTTATAGAGATAATAATGAAGACGCATTCAGGCATGACAACGGAAGAATTTGAAAAGATTGTATCTGAATGGATCAGAGCAAGTAAACACCCCAGGTTTAATAAACCATTTAATGAAATAATTTTTCAACCGATGCTCGAACTGATTGATTATTTAAATGACAATAACTTTAAAGTCTATATAGTTTCCGGAGGTGGTGTTGAATTTATGAGACCTTGGGTAGAAGAGACCTATGGAATTCCCAAAGAACAGGTAATAGGTAGCTCTATAAAAACTCGTTTTGGAATTATCGATCAAAAACCAGTCTTAGAAAGATTACCGGAAATTGATTTTATAAATGATAAGGAGGGAAAACCTATTGCTATAAACAGGGTAATCGGAAAAAAACCTGTATTCTCTGCAGGTAATTCTGATGGAGATCTTCAAATGATGCAATGGACTGACTCAAATAATGAAAGTTTCATTTTATACGTACATCATACTGACGGGAAAAGGGAATGGGAATATGACCGGAAGTCTTCAGTTGGAAGATTTGATAAGGCACTCGATATAGCAAAAACTAACGATTGGAACATTGTTGATATGAAAAATGACTGGAAAGTGATCTACCCTTTTAAGCATTAATAAGAATGGTTCATTGTGGCTAGGATTTAATTAAAAGGTTCTTTTAACATATCCGGAAACGTATTAACTAAATACCATTTATTAGTTTATAAAACTTAATTCGGTATTAGCTCCAGGTAAAAAACCATGTACTCACTTAATTATATTTAGGATGGTAAGCTATTTTAAATTTACAATTTTATTATTCATTTCATCTTCACTTTCAATATCCGGCCAACACGATGAAGAAAGAAAAGCTCAGCCAGAAAACTTACAACATCATGTTTACCACAATAAACTAGGCATTGGTCTGGGGCATACCCATGTATCAAGAGGGAGAAATATGGATGGCATCAAATGGCTTGCACTACCTTCATTTGCATTGATATACGATTATCATTTCAATCAAAGATGGAGCTTAGGAATTCATGTAGATATAATTGTTGAAAATTTTGAAGTTGAAACTAATCTTCGTAGCGATAATGAAAATGAAATAATTAAAAGAAACCGCCCTATCGCTCCGGCGTTAATGGCTACATATAAATTCACCAATCACAGTAGTTTAGTTTTTGGAGGGGGATTTGAATATGCACCAGAAGAAACACTTTCAATTTTCAGGGTAGGATATGAGTGGAGTACTCACCTGAATGAAAAATGGGAACTAGCTATTCCATTTACCTATGATTTTCGAATAGATGCTTACGATAGCTGGACACTATCTTTAATCATCGCCAGAATGTGGTAGGTTGAATTCTAAACTTAATAAATAAAATCCATGGATAAATATAGATTCTCTCACTGCTCAACCATTATTCCAGTTACCAATATGGAATCTTCCTTATTTTTTTATACGGATAAACTTAATTTCAATATTGAATTCACATGGGAAAATCCAGTAAGTTACGCCATCCTTTCAGCTGGAGACAATATAAACATACATCTCAGTTTAAGAGAGGGGCAAACGAAAGAGATCCCTTCTCCAGTACTTTATATATTTATTTCAAATATCGATAACTTCTACAATGAGTTAAAAGAAAAAAAACTTCATTTTCATAACCCCTTAGGAAACCGGGATTATAAAATGAGAGATTTTGATGTAGTTGACCCCGATCAAAACATCATAACTTTTGGAGAAGGGATTTAATTATGAATTATCAATCACCGTATTTCTTAATTCTATTTATTTCTGGCATAGTTATGATAGCTATGGGAATTACCCTTAAAAAATGGCCTCCTAAAAACCCCAATTGGGCATTTGGCTACCGATCTAAATCTGCTATAAAATCTCAGGAAAGATGGGATTTTGCACAATCATATTCAGCAAAAATTTTAACTAATACAGGTTTGATAACTATTTGTTTAGCTATTGCATCCTTGTTCCTGAATATCTCTGAAACAGGAGGACTCTTCCTGGCACTGGGATATTTATTCATTATTTTCTTAGTTGTTTACTTTAAAACTGAAGCAGCAATAAAAGATAAATTTCCACCCTATTACTAAATTATAAAATGACATTTTCTAATCTCAAATACTATTGCTTCTTATTTCTATTCCTTCTCGGATGTTCAGATAAAAAAATAATAACAATCAGGAAAATAATAATTCTGTTGAAGATAAAAATCTGATTGGTTTTGAAGCTACTGGAAATAACCCTACCTGGGATCTGAAAATAGATTTAGAAGACAGTATTAAGTTCGAAACTAATGACGAAAATAAACTCTCAATAAGTTTTCCTGTAGGAAATACTATTCGCCCTCAGGACATCAATGCCATAACTTTTCGATCTGAAAATAAAAATTATCAAATAGACATAATGGTCATTGACAGAAGTTGTGATGATAATATGCCTGGAAATAAATTTGAATATGCAGTAAAAATCACTCTTGATATAAAAGATAGTGACGAAGTTATGTCATATTCCGGTTGTGGCAAGTATATAGGTACAGCCACATTAAACGGTGTATGGCAATTAAATAAGATTAATGAGAAATCTGTCGACAACCCTCCTAAGCCTCCAAACATCCAGTTTAGGTTTGAAGAAAGAAATATTTCTGGATTCACTGGTTGCAACCGGTTTAAAGGTAATGTTGAATTCTCAGATAATTCGATTAAGACAACACAATTTTCTGTGACAAACCTTGCTTGTAAATTGAATGATATTGAAAAAGAATTTTTGAATTCAATAGCTGAAAAAAAACTCAATTATCTGATAACTGGAGATACCCTTACATTATGGACAGCTGAAGATAATTTGGTTTTCATCAGGCTTTAATTATCCTATAATTATTTTTTATATTATTTTTTGAATCTACTCATTTATGTAACAAGAATTGATTTATTCTTGCGTCTTGTGATTCGACTATTTAAGAAACTGAACTATCTTTAAAAGATAAAATCTATCGTTTCAATATTAGTTTTACCCATTAATAAGGTTCTATTCTTTGAAGGAAAACATTATTCAAGACCTTATTCAAAACCTGGGTTAGAATCTGTAATCTAATAATATCCTGTTAATCAATTTATGCCTCCCATTGAATTCGAACATAATACATTTGACCAATGAGGATAAGTGATTATACGAATCATAAAAAGAATTCAATTAAAAAAATCACATGTAAGTTGCCGTTGAGACAATCCTGTATTTACTTGCGACTTCATTTTTAAACCTTAATATTTTTTTATGAGAATTTCATTTTTTCTTTCAACTATTTTAGGCTTGTTAATTTTGATTTCATGCTCAGATGAAGAAGCTGAGCCATTAAATGCAAATTTCGAAGTAACAGCTGAGGGCGATGCTCCAAATGCCAGTGTAACAATCACTAACTCATCAACAGGTGCATCCTCATATGAGTGGACTTTTTCCGAAGGAGCAGGTATGGAGACTTCCACCATGGCAAATCCTGGTACTTTAACAATTGAAAAAGCAGGTACATTTACAATTACGCTTAAAGCTATGAATGGCGGAGAAGTTAAAGAGCATACTGAAACTTTAACTATAAACGGAAACACAGCTATTTCAACGTACACTGACCTTGAATTTGCTACTGCTCCGGAAGATCCTACTTACGGAAGATACTTTTCATTTAACACTGAACAAATGTATCTTGAATCTGAAATTACAGAGGAAAACGGCAGTGATATTCATATTGCTTTCACTTCATATGAAAACGTAATGTATTTTTTTGAATCACCGGATGCTGAAAAATATGCCATCCCGGGTGCACCGGTTACAGAATTTGAAAACACAAACGAAGATATCACTGTTGAGCAGTTCGATAACATGACTGATGATGAGTTAATAGATCCCTTAACCATCACAGAAACAAATGATTCATTTGGAAATAGCGGAATCCCTGGCACAGTACTTTTCAAGCTATCTGATGGCAGAAAAGGAGTTATTCGTACAAAAGCAGTTAATGCAGACAGACTTTTAGTCGATATCAAAGTACAGAAATATTAATTACCAATTCACAGGGCAATGCCCTGTGAATTTCTTCTTCGTTACAATTCCCCGAAGCTTATTCAATCCTACATTAAACCTGCCACCAAACAAGGTATAGCTTCAATTCAATATAAATAGACCCTGTTTAAATACCTTGAACAAAAACTAAATCAGCTTATCCCGAAACTACAATTTTAGTAATTCCTACTACTCTTCTTAGATATATTTATCGCAACTAATTTCCCTGAATTAATTATCTGAATACCCTAATTTCGATCTTTGGAAAATCATATGTACAAATTTTGCTAGAATGTTACTTGCAACTCAACTCAATTTATTTATTAAAATGAATTCAATTTCCTGTTACTTTATTTGAATCTTCTCATTTATAAGACAGAAATTAAATTATTCTCTTCAGTAAATACTCGATTATTAAGCTATGCTTAAAAGCACAAAAATAATATTGGCGATATCAATTATATTAATTACTCTATCCTGTGGAAAAAATCCAGAACCAATTCTGGAAGATGAAAAAGCAGATATTGGAAAATATCCAGCAAATCAACTTATCTCTTCTCTGGATTTGGACGTGCTAAAAATATATGATCTCTGGGGATATATAGATCCTGCTACTAATAATAAATATATTCTGGCAGGATACATAGATATTACAACAGGCGGGATTGTAATAATTGATGTGACTGATCCGTATAATCCAACCAAAAAAGCTTTTTCAACGGGTTCCCAGGTCCTGGATATTAAAACATATGATCATTACGCCTATATTACAACAGGTAATAATTTTACTCCTTCTTACATTATAGACCTTAAAGACATTAATAACCCCCAAATAGTCAACGAAATTCCTGAATCCCATAATATTTTTATCGTAGATGATCTTCTTATGCTTACTGATTCAGGAACTAGAATTTATGATATCTCAAGCGATCCGGCTAATCCCATTCCAATATGGGGCGACAGCCTATATTCGGGACATGACCTTATGGCTACAGATCAATACCTTTATGATTTTCATACTTCTAAAACTATTATTTATTCTCGCATATCAGATTCAGAATATAAATTGTTAAGCGAGATTAAAGGCGCTTCAGTAATGAATTTTCATCACAGCGGATGGGTGACCGATGATGAAAACTTCCTGTTCATTTGTGATGAATTTGCTGGAAGGGAAGGTAATGAGAAGCAAGACATTACGATATGGGATATTTCTGACAAGACTAGCCCTGAATACATAACCTCCATTAATGATAATACATCTACTGTACATAATATTCAGATCCAAGGAGAATACGCTTATGTTTCATATTACACAGCTGGATATAAAGTTTTTAATATTAGTAATCCGGCTTCACCAAAACTAATTTATGAATACGATACTAATCCAGAGGCTCAGGATAACATGCTTTTCGATGGAGCATTTGGGGTTTACACTCTATTTAATGATGGCAAAGTTTATGTGAGCGATATGCAAAATGGACTATTTATCTTTGGAAACAGATTCCAGACTAAACCTGAATGATTTACTTTCTATCTGAAATGTCATTTTAATAAATTCACTGAAACTTATTGATGAGTATCTCAAAAAAAATTAGTCAATAGAATGTTCATCTCTGCAATATTTCATCTCTGCAATATAAGGTGCATAGTTTCGCTAAAGTTTATAATTGACTAAGAGTATTATCTATCAATATTGTAATTTTACTCAATGAAGGATTATTCATTAATAAAAAACAGAATTCATCAATATTGCCTGGATCAGATAAATGACAAAATTGTTTTGAGTGAGGCCGGAATGAGAGAAGCCCAGGAGTCGGCTAATAATGAAACTAAAAGCAGCGCCGGAGATAAATACGAAACAGGAAGAGCAATGGCTCAGATTGAAAAGGACAAATATGCAGCTCAACTAGCTGAAGCAAAAAAATTGTTTAAAGTTATCGATAATCTCGATCCAAAAAAGAAACACGACAAAGTGGAACCAGGAGCATTAGTAATTACTGATTCCGGCAATTACTACATTTCTGTTAGTGTCGGGAAAATTATCATTAATGGAAATCAATATTTTGCTATATCTCCTTTAACACCCCTGGCAAAAGCAATTATAGATAAGGAAAGTGGAGAAACAGGTATATTCAGAGGGAAAGAGATTAAAATTAATAAGATTATCTAAAAGACTTTTTTAAAACCTTGATTGACATATAAGGAAGCTGAATTTTAACGTTATTTCTGAAATAAATACAATTTGCAAAGCAGTTTTTCTCACTTTTTAATTAGATTTATATTTTTCAATCAATAACATAATCCATTCATGAGTAAAAATTTATTATTATTGATCATCCCTATTTTAGTTTTTATTTCCTGCTCGGAGGATGAAGAGGAAGTTAAACCTATTTATGATCATCAACCAAACGAACTTGCAGGCAGACTTGAATTTTCAAATTCATTGAAAGACATTTGGGCATTTGATTCTCCCAGTAGAAATCGTGAATATATTTTAGTCGGATATTATGGCGAACAAAATAGTGATGGAATTCACATTGTCGACCCATTTGATATTGAGAACCCTAAACTAATTGGATCTGTTCCTGGTGTAGGAGGATTTGATATTAAAACTTATGGTAATTATGCTTACTCGGTTTTTGGAAGCAATAGCTATCCTGGTTTTGTTATCGACTTAACAGATCCGGCAAGTCCACGTGTTGTAAATGAATTTACAGGTGCTCACAATATATACACCACAGAAAGTGGGTTATTAATTACAAATGCTCCTGGATTAAAAATTTACGACATTGCATCTGACCCTACTAATCCGTCTTTACTTTGGTCTGATAATAAAGAAGGAGGGCACGAAACTCACGTGAGAGATAATATTCTATATGATTTCCACGGAACACTTGGAACTATTATTTATGATATAACCGATCCGGCAAATCCGGATTCTCTTTCTACAATAACTAATTCTGATGTAGTATATCATCATAGTGGATGGACAAATGCCGATCAAACAGTCCTGATTTTGTGTGATGAACTATCATTCAGATCAGACCCATCAGGAGCTGACTTTTATGTTTATGATATCTCTGATAAAACTAATCCGGTATTCCTGACTTCAGTAAGCAACGAATCATCTATACTACATAACGTTCATATTGTTGGAGACTATGCATATTTCGCACATTATACAGCAGGATATAAAGTTTATGACATTTCTAATCCTGAAAACCCTGCCATAGAATTCGAATATGATACCGCCCCAAATCAAACAGGAGAAAATTTCAACGGAGCCTGGGGAGTTTATGGAATTTCTGAAAGTGGTTATAAATATATTAGCGATATAAGTAACGGTCTTTTTATTTTTAAAGGAGCCGAATAATCATATTACAAAATCAAAAAAAGGCGACAGAATTGTCGCCTTTTTTTATGCCTGAATTTTTGGTGATACCTTTTTCCAGGATTTGATATAAACTTCTTTTCACGGAAATTATTCAAAATAATAGAGTCAGTTGCCAACAAAATCTTATTTAAAAATCAATTATATTTTTAAAATTTAATTTTAATTACTACAATTGTAGTATCAAAACTACAAAAGTAAAAACTAAACTATAATTGTGGATAATAAACAATTAAATAAATCAGAGCTTCAGATAATGAAATATCTGTGGAAAATTGAAAAAGGTTTTTTAAAAGATATTGTTGATCAGTTTCCCCAACCCGGACCTGCTTATACTACCATATCGACTCTCATAAGCAGAATGGTCAATAAAAACTATATAGGATATACAAAGATGGGCCGTGATAAGGAGTATTATCCGATAATTAAAAAGAACGATTATTTCAAAACGCAAATCAAATCCATCGTTTCAGACTTCTTTAATAATTCCTCATCTCAATTTGCCTCTTTCTTTACTAAAAATTCTGATTTATCAATGGAGGAATTAAAAGAGCTTGAAGAAATGATTCAAAAACAAATCAAAAAAAAGAAAAAATAAGATGGCCGATTATCTAGTATATTCTACTCTTTGTACGGTGGTCACATATTTGACTTATAAATACATATTAAAAGAAACCAGACTTTTTACTTTTAACAGGTTTTTCTTATTAGCTGGCACTTTAGTTTGTTTAATAGCACCACTCCTGGAGTTTAGTTGGGGGAACATTTATAATTCAGCTCCAAAAATTGAAATTTCTCAACTAATTAGTAGTGAAATTGAAATTGAGAACCTTGATCAAAATACAATCAGTTATATTAATCCAGAGACTCCACTCATTATTTATTTGATCAGCATTTCCTATATTATAATAAGTAACATATTCATATTCAGGTATTTCAGAAACATTAACTCTATAATTAAAAGTATAAATAGTTCCACACGAATTAAAAAGAAAGATTATTACTATTTACATACTAGTAACTATCAGAAATATTCCTATAGCTTTTTTCGAACTATCATTATTCCCTTTAAGTATCTAAAAAATAAAAAGCTTTCTGATATATTAATTAAGCATGAATCAACTCATGCACGTCAATTACATACGCTTGACATCCTATTGATTGAATTTATAAAATGCTTTTTTTGGTTTAACCCTATTATTTGGTTTCTGAAAAATGAAATATCTGAAAACCATGAATTTATTGCCGATAAAAATGTCATCAATCAAAATATTAATCCAACTGATTATATAAGCCAGATTTTACGAAGTATGTATAATTCAGGAACCGGATTAACAAGTGGGTTTAGCTTAGTAACAACTAAAAACAGATTAAATATGTTAACAGCCAACAATTATTCAAAAAGAAAAAAGTGGATCAGATTAGCACTTGGATTAATAGTGACACTCTTCGCATTTTCCTTTACATCTTTCAATCCGGATGATATAAATAACGATCCATTCATTGTGATAATAGATGCCGGCCATGGGGGTAAAGATCCTGGTTCACCTTCGGAGAAAGATATTAACCTTATGATTTCAAAAGAAATTCTAAATCAGAGCCAAAATACAAATATTAAGATCATCCTGACACGAGATAGTGATGAATATATTTCTCTCTCCGACCGAGTTACTTTCATCAACAATCAAAAAGCTGATATGTTTTTAAGTATTCATTGCAACAATTCGTTAGATCCGGAAAAAAATGGGCCAGAAGGATATTTTTCAGATAAAAACGAATATCATAACCTATCGAAAAAAGCGACTGAGATAGTAGTATCTGAACAAGTGAACGAGTTTAATAAGAAGGGTAAAATTAAAACTGCAGGATTTAAGATACTAAAAGAGATAAATAAACCGGGAGTTCTTTTGGAGCTGGGATATATGTCAAACAAAGAGGATTCTGAATTCTTATTAAACTCTGGTAATCACAAAAATATCGCTGATAACATTCTCAAATCATTAAATAAAATTGAAAAACAAATGAGATAAAGGCTAGCATTATCAATTTTAAGAAGGGGCATCCTTGGATGCCCTTTTTTAATTCCACTGAAAAATAACGATATTAGCTGCCTAATTATCATCTATGAAGCCAGAAATAAAGAGTTTATCAGCTAAAACACTCCTGGGTTTAAAAACCAAAATGTCAATAGCCAATAATAGCACAGGTGAATTATGGGCCAGGTTTATCCCATTGAGCAAAGAAATCAAAAATAAAGTTTCATCAGATAAAATTTCACTTCAAATATACCCTAAGGATTTTTTTAAAAATTTTTCTCCTGTAACTGATTTTGAAAAATGGGCAGGTGTATTTGTTGAGGGTAAGAATGTATGGAATAAAGAACTTGATGTACTCGAGATTCCGGAAGGAAAGTATGCAGTATTCAATTACAAAGGTCTTGCTGGTGACTCAAAAATATTTCAATACATTTATGGAGAATGGCTACCTCAGTCGGGTTTTAATTTAGACCAACGTCCTCATTTTGAAGTTTTAGGTGAAAATTATAGCAATACATCCCCTGATTCAGAAGAAGAAATCTGGATTCCAATTAAATAAAAATTGATTCTAATTATTATAAGAACATAAATTTTTCAATGTGATGATCAATAGACTTTTTTTTGCATTCTCGATTATCTTATTTTTTAGTTGCAATAATAACGACCCTGTTGGCCAATGGGAAATTCATGCTATATATGATCACAAAGGC encodes the following:
- a CDS encoding DsrE family protein; translation: MILVIAGLFICTLLFAQSEPVNIVFDVTGKDKQLHEKTIRHVKGMSKAYPDAKFQVVVYSGALDMYLKDKSTVKSDIESLVKNPNVSFKVCEQTMKRHNKSKSDLISGIEPVPDGILEIVNKQKQGWGYIKESY
- a CDS encoding GNAT family N-acetyltransferase, which codes for MKVKIRPETQNDYECVSQVISAAFKNEPESNHDEEYLVERLRMTSNYVPDLALVAEVKDKIIGFILLIKINIVTDDQIIGALAMAPVCVLPKFQNKGIGEKLINEAHSRAEKNNYPAIVLVGHEDYYPRFGYKPMSDFNLKTTFNIPAKNCMAIELTPGSLSNIRGTVVYPKAFFD
- a CDS encoding HAD family hydrolase; its protein translation is MRYNIITLLIFCLSCSSPDTSSDNSDIKNESIIDSDPLPSWHDNKIKKDIISFVKNSVEEDSSGFIKEENRIATFDNDGTLWSEKPFYFQLFFALDRIKSLTKEEPELSNDTLVQKLLSENPKILSSLTHEDLIEIIMKTHSGMTTEEFEKIVSEWIRASKHPRFNKPFNEIIFQPMLELIDYLNDNNFKVYIVSGGGVEFMRPWVEETYGIPKEQVIGSSIKTRFGIIDQKPVLERLPEIDFINDKEGKPIAINRVIGKKPVFSAGNSDGDLQMMQWTDSNNESFILYVHHTDGKREWEYDRKSSVGRFDKALDIAKTNDWNIVDMKNDWKVIYPFKH
- a CDS encoding glyoxalase superfamily protein produces the protein MDKYRFSHCSTIIPVTNMESSLFFYTDKLNFNIEFTWENPVSYAILSAGDNINIHLSLREGQTKEIPSPVLYIFISNIDNFYNELKEKKLHFHNPLGNRDYKMRDFDVVDPDQNIITFGEGI
- a CDS encoding SdpI family protein; its protein translation is MNYQSPYFLILFISGIVMIAMGITLKKWPPKNPNWAFGYRSKSAIKSQERWDFAQSYSAKILTNTGLITICLAIASLFLNISETGGLFLALGYLFIIFLVVYFKTEAAIKDKFPPYY
- a CDS encoding META domain-containing protein; translation: MVIDRSCDDNMPGNKFEYAVKITLDIKDSDEVMSYSGCGKYIGTATLNGVWQLNKINEKSVDNPPKPPNIQFRFEERNISGFTGCNRFKGNVEFSDNSIKTTQFSVTNLACKLNDIEKEFLNSIAEKKLNYLITGDTLTLWTAEDNLVFIRL
- a CDS encoding PKD domain-containing protein, whose translation is MRISFFLSTILGLLILISCSDEEAEPLNANFEVTAEGDAPNASVTITNSSTGASSYEWTFSEGAGMETSTMANPGTLTIEKAGTFTITLKAMNGGEVKEHTETLTINGNTAISTYTDLEFATAPEDPTYGRYFSFNTEQMYLESEITEENGSDIHIAFTSYENVMYFFESPDAEKYAIPGAPVTEFENTNEDITVEQFDNMTDDELIDPLTITETNDSFGNSGIPGTVLFKLSDGRKGVIRTKAVNADRLLVDIKVQKY
- a CDS encoding LVIVD repeat-containing protein is translated as MLKSTKIILAISIILITLSCGKNPEPILEDEKADIGKYPANQLISSLDLDVLKIYDLWGYIDPATNNKYILAGYIDITTGGIVIIDVTDPYNPTKKAFSTGSQVLDIKTYDHYAYITTGNNFTPSYIIDLKDINNPQIVNEIPESHNIFIVDDLLMLTDSGTRIYDISSDPANPIPIWGDSLYSGHDLMATDQYLYDFHTSKTIIYSRISDSEYKLLSEIKGASVMNFHHSGWVTDDENFLFICDEFAGREGNEKQDITIWDISDKTSPEYITSINDNTSTVHNIQIQGEYAYVSYYTAGYKVFNISNPASPKLIYEYDTNPEAQDNMLFDGAFGVYTLFNDGKVYVSDMQNGLFIFGNRFQTKPE
- a CDS encoding 3-oxoacyl-ACP synthase — encoded protein: MKDYSLIKNRIHQYCLDQINDKIVLSEAGMREAQESANNETKSSAGDKYETGRAMAQIEKDKYAAQLAEAKKLFKVIDNLDPKKKHDKVEPGALVITDSGNYYISVSVGKIIINGNQYFAISPLTPLAKAIIDKESGETGIFRGKEIKINKII
- a CDS encoding LVIVD repeat-containing protein, which encodes MSKNLLLLIIPILVFISCSEDEEEVKPIYDHQPNELAGRLEFSNSLKDIWAFDSPSRNREYILVGYYGEQNSDGIHIVDPFDIENPKLIGSVPGVGGFDIKTYGNYAYSVFGSNSYPGFVIDLTDPASPRVVNEFTGAHNIYTTESGLLITNAPGLKIYDIASDPTNPSLLWSDNKEGGHETHVRDNILYDFHGTLGTIIYDITDPANPDSLSTITNSDVVYHHSGWTNADQTVLILCDELSFRSDPSGADFYVYDISDKTNPVFLTSVSNESSILHNVHIVGDYAYFAHYTAGYKVYDISNPENPAIEFEYDTAPNQTGENFNGAWGVYGISESGYKYISDISNGLFIFKGAE
- a CDS encoding BlaI/MecI/CopY family transcriptional regulator; translated protein: MDNKQLNKSELQIMKYLWKIEKGFLKDIVDQFPQPGPAYTTISTLISRMVNKNYIGYTKMGRDKEYYPIIKKNDYFKTQIKSIVSDFFNNSSSQFASFFTKNSDLSMEELKELEEMIQKQIKKKKK